In Pirellula sp. SH-Sr6A, the DNA window GGCCTTCGATTACTACCAGCGCGGCGCGAGCGTGATTCCTGCTCACATCGGAACGCTGATCAATCTCGGATTGATGTACGAGGACCGAAACGATTTCGTGCGAGCGCAGGCATGCTATCGCCGCGTTTTGGAAACCGCACCAGAACATCCTCAGGCCAGGTTGTATTTGAAGGATGCGGCTGCGGGCGGGAACGTTCTTTACGACGAAGACTCCCAGAAGAAGAACGAGCGATTGGCTCAGCTTCTCAATGTACCGGTTACCGATTTCGAGCTTTCGGTTCGATCCCGCAATTGCCTTCAAAAGATGGGCATTCGGACGCTTGGCGATCTGACACGCGTATCCGAGCAAGCGTTGCTTTCGAGCAAGAATTTCGGCGAGACCTCGTTGATCGAGATTCGCGAAATGCTTACCGCACGCGGATTGCAACTGGGTCAATTCGCTCATGAGAAGAAGGAAGCGGACCCACCGCTCGATCTCACCGGGATGACTCCCGATCAACAGATGCTCTTGGATCGTCCGATCTCCGAGCTCAATTTGTCAGTTCGTGCTCGCAAGTGCATGGTCCGATTGCAGCTCAACACCATCGGGGAGTTGATTCGCAAGACGGGTGACGACTTGCTCGAGTGCAAGAACTTCGGCGTGACGAGCTTGACGGAAGTTCGCGAGAAGCTGACCGCGATGAACCTAAAGCTCCGCGGGGACTGATCCGGGGAAGACGGCTCGGAGAGCGGTTTGGACATACGACGCCGGTCGGAGACCGGCTGCTGGGGATGGTTAGGACAGGGAGAGTTAGGCGGCAGGGAGGGTTACGCGGCCCTGACGTCTTCGGCGATTCGGTGAGCAAGGCCTAGGAGGTCGTCCTCGGACTCGAGCGGGAGCTTGGTCAAGTTAGGCATGGACCGGAACCAAATCTCTTGTCGGCGGACAAATTGCCTGGTGTGAGCTTTCACACGATCAACCATCATGGCTTCATCGATCGTTCCGTTGAGGAATTCGATTGGTTCTTTGTAGCCTACGGCTTGGGAGGCGGTTCTACCGAGTTGCCCATGTCGTTCGACCAGCGACCGGACTTCGTCCAGCAGGCCTTGGGAGAACATCTCCTCAACGCGTTGATTCACTCGCTGATGCATCACGCTTCGGTCCCAAGCCAGCACATAGGCGCGACAGCTATTGGGCATTTGGATTCGTTCGAATTGCGACTGCCAGTGACTGAGAGGCACGCCGGTAGCCCGCACGACTTCGAGCGCGCGAGTCATCCGCCTCAGGTCATTGGGGAGAATTTTGTGGGCCGAAAGGGGGTCGGCCTGTTCGAGTCGAGCGCGGAGAGCGTCAAGCCCATGGATAGCGACATCCTCTTCGACTTGGCGGCGAAAATCCCAGTCTGCTTGGGGGCCGAGGAACATGCCACAAAACAATGACTTCAGGTAGAGGGGAGTCCCTCCGACCAGCAGGACACGCCTACCGCGAGATCGAATTTCCTTTGCTTTTTCGTGAGCATCGATGACAAATTGCGAGACGCTGTAATCGTCCGTTGGGTCGACGAGATCGATCAGATGGTGGGGAACTTCTTTTCGGGCATCCGCGGTCGGTTTCGCGGTACCGATATCCATTTCGCGGTAGACGGCCATCGAGTCGACCGAGAGGATTTCTGCATTGGTCAAGCGAGCGACTTCGATTGCCAATCGGCTCTTTCCCGAAGCGGTGGGGCCGGTCAGGTAGATGGCATCTTCCAGGGGGGGCCGCAACCAGTCGCTCAATCGTGATTCCGCAATTCCTGGCATCATTTTCCTGCTTGCAATCGACAAAAAGACCGAGGGAATTTAGGATTGATCCGGCTCTTGGGGGCGATTGTTCGAGACCCGAATCCCATGGTAGTTTATTTCCAGGGGAAGAGCATCCCGTTTGCGCGGCCAAATTCCCTCCAACGTTTCTTTTCAACGCATGGCTGATGACATCCTCGACCGTTTGATGCAGCAATTGCATCAGCGCGTCCATGATCTACCCGAAGGATCGTACACCACCAAACTGGTTCGAGGAGGAATTCCCAAAATAGCCGAGAAAATCCTCGAGGAGTCCCATGAGGTCATCGAGGCAGCCGGCGAACCTGGCGACGACGGGAAAGCTCATACGGTTCGCGAGGCGGCCGATGTGATCTATCACTTGTGGGTCCTCCTTGCGACCCGAGGGATTGATGTCGATTCCATACGCAATGAGTTGTTGCGTCGCGAGGGAACATCGGGTTTGGAAGAGAAAAGACGCCGTTCGGAGAGCCAATCATGAGTTTTGCGACCAACAATCTTCGCATTGGCGTCCCCAGCAAGGGGCGTTTGAGCGAGCTCGCAACCGAGTTGTTGCTTCAGGCGGGATTGAATTTTCGCCGCCAAGATCGCTCCCTTTTCGCCCGCGTTCATTCCTTGCCCGTCGACATTACATTCCTTCGGACGGACGACATTCCAACGCTGTGCGCCGAGGGTGCGATCGATTTAGGGATCACAGGGAGCGATTTGGTTGAAGAGGCGGGAGCGGATTTGAACGTGCGCATGGCGCTCGGAGTCGGGCGATGCCGACTGTCGGTTTGCGTACCCATTCAATCGGATATTCACACGCCGTCGGACATGAAGGGAAAGCGTATCGCGACCAGCTTCCCGAACACCACCGCTCGTTTTTTGGAACAACACGATGCACCCGTACATTTGGTAAAGCTGAATGGCTCGGTGGAAATCATGATTTCATTGGGCGTCGCCGATGCCGTGGTCGACTTGGTCGAAACAGGAAGCACCTTAGCGGCGAACAACCTTCGCATCCTAACCGACATTGGGAACTACGAAACGGTTTTGGTGCAAAGTCCCGCTTGCCGTGACCTAGCAACAGCGGACCGGATTGTACGACGTCTGGAGGGGGTTGTGATTGCCCGCGACTACTCGTTGTTGGAGTACAACGTTCCCACCGAGAAGTTGAGCGACGCGGAAAAGGTAACTCCGGGCTTCACATCGCCAACTGTCACGGCGCTCGAGGATCGGGGTTGGTTTGCGGTCCGGGCGATGGTGAAGAGCAAAGAGGTAATCGGGATCATGGAGAAGCTGGAGGCGTTGGGCGCCAAGGCGATTTTAGAGACCGCGATCAACAACTGCCGCCTGTAATCCAATCATCCTCTTCGGCGCGGTTTGGTGTTCACGGCGACGGGGTTCTTGCCAGAGGAGTTTGTCTCCTCGGCTGTTTCTGTTTCCCGCTGGACGTATCGCTCCATGGCTTGGAGCGTTTCTTCGCTGACATGGTGCTCCATCCCCTCCGCGTCGAGAACAGCCGTTTCTTCGCGAACCCCGAGTGTTTTCAGGAACCGGAGCACGATCTCATGGCGGCGGCGGGATTCGATTGCCATCCTCCGTCCCGAGGCGGTCAAGGAGATCGGTCCATAGGGTTCGCTTTGGACAAAGCCATCCCGTTTTAAGCGCGCGACAGTACGGTTGGCGGTGACATGGCTCACCGCGAAGCGACGCGCGATTTCGACGAGGCGGCATTCCCCTTTTTCGGCGATCAGATCATCGATCGCCTCCACATAGTCCTGCGCGGTTTCGATTGCGTGATCTTTGCGCACGCTTTCATGCTGATTCTTGGTAGGGGACGATCGCGTCGAAGGTTTTCGCATGAAGAAGTTGGACGTCGAGGGATGGCCCGGGCCGCGAGAGGAAGTGAAATTTCACCGACCCACTCATTTTACTTCAATCCCGGCATTCGACCACCTCGGCTGATAGAGAAGTGCCATCCAACAGACGCTTGCAATATTTTTAGCCAAGGCTACATTATTTGTAGCAGTGGCTACACTTGGGGGGTTTCAGGCGAACGAGGAGTTTCGAGGAAATGGAACGAACGAATCGCGATCGGGCTCGGCGAGGCTCGCGACGGCGGGGTTTTACGTTGGTCGAGTTGCTGGTTGTGATTGCCATCATCGGAATATTGGTCTCGCTTTTGTTGCCAGCGGTGCAAGCGGCGAGGGAAGCGGCGAGGCGTATGGGATGTCAGAACAATCTCAAGCAGCAGTCGTT includes these proteins:
- a CDS encoding DNA-directed RNA polymerase subunit alpha C-terminal domain-containing protein; this translates as MVQAVTVDIREVVLSNQTFGPQDIDKLQRAIEEDFTQAALLRDAVQELQQSPNPSPASMTRLGVCQYLIGKFRDAEASLKQGDGGALAQYYLGKVCFQLDEYDRALQYYEAAEKAGYTPEWCQLSRAEVLRYVGRKEEALQLLDNIFGPVEQHAEYPYQRAATLAAIGGNLPEVLALYQRALQVNPRHPGALFGLAVESDRMGHDSLAFDYYQRGASVIPAHIGTLINLGLMYEDRNDFVRAQACYRRVLETAPEHPQARLYLKDAAAGGNVLYDEDSQKKNERLAQLLNVPVTDFELSVRSRNCLQKMGIRTLGDLTRVSEQALLSSKNFGETSLIEIREMLTARGLQLGQFAHEKKEADPPLDLTGMTPDQQMLLDRPISELNLSVRARKCMVRLQLNTIGELIRKTGDDLLECKNFGVTSLTEVREKLTAMNLKLRGD
- the miaA gene encoding tRNA (adenosine(37)-N6)-dimethylallyltransferase MiaA, with protein sequence MMPGIAESRLSDWLRPPLEDAIYLTGPTASGKSRLAIEVARLTNAEILSVDSMAVYREMDIGTAKPTADARKEVPHHLIDLVDPTDDYSVSQFVIDAHEKAKEIRSRGRRVLLVGGTPLYLKSLFCGMFLGPQADWDFRRQVEEDVAIHGLDALRARLEQADPLSAHKILPNDLRRMTRALEVVRATGVPLSHWQSQFERIQMPNSCRAYVLAWDRSVMHQRVNQRVEEMFSQGLLDEVRSLVERHGQLGRTASQAVGYKEPIEFLNGTIDEAMMVDRVKAHTRQFVRRQEIWFRSMPNLTKLPLESEDDLLGLAHRIAEDVRAA
- the hisE gene encoding phosphoribosyl-ATP diphosphatase, giving the protein MADDILDRLMQQLHQRVHDLPEGSYTTKLVRGGIPKIAEKILEESHEVIEAAGEPGDDGKAHTVREAADVIYHLWVLLATRGIDVDSIRNELLRREGTSGLEEKRRRSESQS
- the hisG gene encoding ATP phosphoribosyltransferase, whose protein sequence is MSFATNNLRIGVPSKGRLSELATELLLQAGLNFRRQDRSLFARVHSLPVDITFLRTDDIPTLCAEGAIDLGITGSDLVEEAGADLNVRMALGVGRCRLSVCVPIQSDIHTPSDMKGKRIATSFPNTTARFLEQHDAPVHLVKLNGSVEIMISLGVADAVVDLVETGSTLAANNLRILTDIGNYETVLVQSPACRDLATADRIVRRLEGVVIARDYSLLEYNVPTEKLSDAEKVTPGFTSPTVTALEDRGWFAVRAMVKSKEVIGIMEKLEALGAKAILETAINNCRL
- the mntR gene encoding manganese-binding transcriptional regulator MntR; the encoded protein is MRKPSTRSSPTKNQHESVRKDHAIETAQDYVEAIDDLIAEKGECRLVEIARRFAVSHVTANRTVARLKRDGFVQSEPYGPISLTASGRRMAIESRRRHEIVLRFLKTLGVREETAVLDAEGMEHHVSEETLQAMERYVQRETETAEETNSSGKNPVAVNTKPRRRG